A single region of the Sorghum bicolor cultivar BTx623 chromosome 7, Sorghum_bicolor_NCBIv3, whole genome shotgun sequence genome encodes:
- the LOC110437033 gene encoding uncharacterized protein LOC110437033 isoform X1, which translates to MFSLSNVPRSRAVFGCPVWRLIKTHDQGFRRSIMKRKLMTFQCIPSIIGDSIPMKEIVFITYVIVDGWTGIAGDIEPGHGLGATRLVTRQDFIFSIRIQDMESGKLIIHYGQLIGDVSWIWRNSSNQRYSLMLLAPRRPSFQHLLNY; encoded by the exons ATGTTCAGTCTGAGCAATGTTCCACGTTCCAGGGCTGTATTTG GCTGCCCTGTATGGAGGCTTATAAAGACGCATGATCAG GGTTTTAGGAGATCAATCATGAAGAGAAAACTGATGACATTTCAG TGTATACCAAGTATTATTGGTGACTCTATCCCAATGAAGGAAATTGTTTTCATAACATATGTAATTGTTGATGGTTGGACTGGAATAGCTGGTGATATTGAG CCGGGACATGGATTAGGAGCAACACGCCTGGTAACGAGGCAAGATTTTATTTTCTCTAT TAGGATTCAAGATATGGAAAGTGGCAAATTAATCATTCATTATGGACAA TTGATTGGAGATGTGTCTTG GATATGGAGAAATTCCAGCAACCAAAGGTATTCACTCATGCTCCTGGCACCAAGAAGACCTAGCTTCCAACACCTATTGAACTATTAG
- the LOC110437033 gene encoding uncharacterized protein LOC110437033 isoform X6, which translates to MFSLSNVPRSRAVFGCPVWRLIKTHDQGFRRSIMKRKLMTFQCIPSIIGDSIPMKEIVFITYVIVDGWTGIAGDIEPGHGLGATRLVTRQDFIFSMIQDMESGKLIIHYGQDMEKFQQPKVFTHAPGTKKT; encoded by the exons ATGTTCAGTCTGAGCAATGTTCCACGTTCCAGGGCTGTATTTG GCTGCCCTGTATGGAGGCTTATAAAGACGCATGATCAG GGTTTTAGGAGATCAATCATGAAGAGAAAACTGATGACATTTCAG TGTATACCAAGTATTATTGGTGACTCTATCCCAATGAAGGAAATTGTTTTCATAACATATGTAATTGTTGATGGTTGGACTGGAATAGCTGGTGATATTGAG CCGGGACATGGATTAGGAGCAACACGCCTGGTAACGAGGCAAGATTTTATTTTCTCTAT GATTCAAGATATGGAAAGTGGCAAATTAATCATTCATTATGGACAA GATATGGAGAAATTCCAGCAACCAAAGGTATTCACTCATGCTCCTGGCACCAAGAAGACCTAG
- the LOC110437033 gene encoding uncharacterized protein LOC110437033 isoform X5: protein MFSLSNVPRSRAVFGCPVWRLIKTHDQGFRRSIMKRKLMTFQCIPSIIGDSIPMKEIVFITYVIVDGWTGIAGDIEPGHGLGATRLVTRQDFIFSIRIQDMESGKLIIHYGQDMEKFQQPKVFTHAPGTKKT from the exons ATGTTCAGTCTGAGCAATGTTCCACGTTCCAGGGCTGTATTTG GCTGCCCTGTATGGAGGCTTATAAAGACGCATGATCAG GGTTTTAGGAGATCAATCATGAAGAGAAAACTGATGACATTTCAG TGTATACCAAGTATTATTGGTGACTCTATCCCAATGAAGGAAATTGTTTTCATAACATATGTAATTGTTGATGGTTGGACTGGAATAGCTGGTGATATTGAG CCGGGACATGGATTAGGAGCAACACGCCTGGTAACGAGGCAAGATTTTATTTTCTCTAT TAGGATTCAAGATATGGAAAGTGGCAAATTAATCATTCATTATGGACAA GATATGGAGAAATTCCAGCAACCAAAGGTATTCACTCATGCTCCTGGCACCAAGAAGACCTAG
- the LOC110437033 gene encoding uncharacterized protein LOC110437033 isoform X11: MFSLSNVPRSRAVFGCPVWRLIKTHDQGFRRSIMKRKLMTFQCIPSIIGDSIPMKEIVFITYVIVDGWTGIAGDIEPGHGLGATRLVTRN; encoded by the exons ATGTTCAGTCTGAGCAATGTTCCACGTTCCAGGGCTGTATTTG GCTGCCCTGTATGGAGGCTTATAAAGACGCATGATCAG GGTTTTAGGAGATCAATCATGAAGAGAAAACTGATGACATTTCAG TGTATACCAAGTATTATTGGTGACTCTATCCCAATGAAGGAAATTGTTTTCATAACATATGTAATTGTTGATGGTTGGACTGGAATAGCTGGTGATATTGAG CCGGGACATGGATTAGGAGCAACACGCCTGGTAACGAG GAACTAA
- the LOC110437033 gene encoding uncharacterized protein LOC110437033 isoform X8, whose amino-acid sequence MFSLSNVPRSRAVFGCPVWRLIKTHDQGFRRSIMKRKLMTFQCIPSIIGDSIPMKEIVFITYVIVDGWTGIAGDIEPGHGLGATRLVTSRIQDMESGKLIIHYGQDMEKFQQPKVFTHAPGTKKT is encoded by the exons ATGTTCAGTCTGAGCAATGTTCCACGTTCCAGGGCTGTATTTG GCTGCCCTGTATGGAGGCTTATAAAGACGCATGATCAG GGTTTTAGGAGATCAATCATGAAGAGAAAACTGATGACATTTCAG TGTATACCAAGTATTATTGGTGACTCTATCCCAATGAAGGAAATTGTTTTCATAACATATGTAATTGTTGATGGTTGGACTGGAATAGCTGGTGATATTGAG CCGGGACATGGATTAGGAGCAACACGCCTGGTAACGAG TAGGATTCAAGATATGGAAAGTGGCAAATTAATCATTCATTATGGACAA GATATGGAGAAATTCCAGCAACCAAAGGTATTCACTCATGCTCCTGGCACCAAGAAGACCTAG
- the LOC110437033 gene encoding uncharacterized protein LOC110437033 isoform X4, which translates to MFSLSNVPRSRAVFGCPVWRLIKTHDQGFRRSIMKRKLMTFQCIPSIIGDSIPMKEIVFITYVIVDGWTGIAGDIEPGHGLGATRLVTRIQDMESGKLIIHYGQLIGDVSWIWRNSSNQRYSLMLLAPRRPSFQHLLNY; encoded by the exons ATGTTCAGTCTGAGCAATGTTCCACGTTCCAGGGCTGTATTTG GCTGCCCTGTATGGAGGCTTATAAAGACGCATGATCAG GGTTTTAGGAGATCAATCATGAAGAGAAAACTGATGACATTTCAG TGTATACCAAGTATTATTGGTGACTCTATCCCAATGAAGGAAATTGTTTTCATAACATATGTAATTGTTGATGGTTGGACTGGAATAGCTGGTGATATTGAG CCGGGACATGGATTAGGAGCAACACGCCTGGTAACGAG GATTCAAGATATGGAAAGTGGCAAATTAATCATTCATTATGGACAA TTGATTGGAGATGTGTCTTG GATATGGAGAAATTCCAGCAACCAAAGGTATTCACTCATGCTCCTGGCACCAAGAAGACCTAGCTTCCAACACCTATTGAACTATTAG
- the LOC110437033 gene encoding uncharacterized protein LOC110437033 isoform X9, whose amino-acid sequence MFSLSNVPRSRAVFGCPVWRLIKTHDQGFRRSIMKRKLMTFQCIPSIIGDSIPMKEIVFITYVIVDGWTGIAGDIEPGHGLGATRLVTRIQDMESGKLIIHYGQDMEKFQQPKVFTHAPGTKKT is encoded by the exons ATGTTCAGTCTGAGCAATGTTCCACGTTCCAGGGCTGTATTTG GCTGCCCTGTATGGAGGCTTATAAAGACGCATGATCAG GGTTTTAGGAGATCAATCATGAAGAGAAAACTGATGACATTTCAG TGTATACCAAGTATTATTGGTGACTCTATCCCAATGAAGGAAATTGTTTTCATAACATATGTAATTGTTGATGGTTGGACTGGAATAGCTGGTGATATTGAG CCGGGACATGGATTAGGAGCAACACGCCTGGTAACGAG GATTCAAGATATGGAAAGTGGCAAATTAATCATTCATTATGGACAA GATATGGAGAAATTCCAGCAACCAAAGGTATTCACTCATGCTCCTGGCACCAAGAAGACCTAG
- the LOC110437033 gene encoding uncharacterized protein LOC110437033 isoform X10, translating into MFSLSNVPRSRAVFGCPVWRLIKTHDQGFRRSIMKRKLMTFQCIPSIIGDSIPMKEIVFITYVIVDGWTGIAGDIEPGHGLGATRLVTRIWRNSSNQRYSLMLLAPRRPSFQHLLNY; encoded by the exons ATGTTCAGTCTGAGCAATGTTCCACGTTCCAGGGCTGTATTTG GCTGCCCTGTATGGAGGCTTATAAAGACGCATGATCAG GGTTTTAGGAGATCAATCATGAAGAGAAAACTGATGACATTTCAG TGTATACCAAGTATTATTGGTGACTCTATCCCAATGAAGGAAATTGTTTTCATAACATATGTAATTGTTGATGGTTGGACTGGAATAGCTGGTGATATTGAG CCGGGACATGGATTAGGAGCAACACGCCTGGTAACGAG GATATGGAGAAATTCCAGCAACCAAAGGTATTCACTCATGCTCCTGGCACCAAGAAGACCTAGCTTCCAACACCTATTGAACTATTAG
- the LOC110437033 gene encoding uncharacterized protein LOC110437033 isoform X2 has translation MFSLSNVPRSRAVFGCPVWRLIKTHDQGFRRSIMKRKLMTFQCIPSIIGDSIPMKEIVFITYVIVDGWTGIAGDIEPGHGLGATRLVTRQDFIFSMIQDMESGKLIIHYGQLIGDVSWIWRNSSNQRYSLMLLAPRRPSFQHLLNY, from the exons ATGTTCAGTCTGAGCAATGTTCCACGTTCCAGGGCTGTATTTG GCTGCCCTGTATGGAGGCTTATAAAGACGCATGATCAG GGTTTTAGGAGATCAATCATGAAGAGAAAACTGATGACATTTCAG TGTATACCAAGTATTATTGGTGACTCTATCCCAATGAAGGAAATTGTTTTCATAACATATGTAATTGTTGATGGTTGGACTGGAATAGCTGGTGATATTGAG CCGGGACATGGATTAGGAGCAACACGCCTGGTAACGAGGCAAGATTTTATTTTCTCTAT GATTCAAGATATGGAAAGTGGCAAATTAATCATTCATTATGGACAA TTGATTGGAGATGTGTCTTG GATATGGAGAAATTCCAGCAACCAAAGGTATTCACTCATGCTCCTGGCACCAAGAAGACCTAGCTTCCAACACCTATTGAACTATTAG
- the LOC110437033 gene encoding uncharacterized protein LOC110437033 isoform X3 produces the protein MFSLSNVPRSRAVFGCPVWRLIKTHDQGFRRSIMKRKLMTFQCIPSIIGDSIPMKEIVFITYVIVDGWTGIAGDIEPGHGLGATRLVTSRIQDMESGKLIIHYGQLIGDVSWIWRNSSNQRYSLMLLAPRRPSFQHLLNY, from the exons ATGTTCAGTCTGAGCAATGTTCCACGTTCCAGGGCTGTATTTG GCTGCCCTGTATGGAGGCTTATAAAGACGCATGATCAG GGTTTTAGGAGATCAATCATGAAGAGAAAACTGATGACATTTCAG TGTATACCAAGTATTATTGGTGACTCTATCCCAATGAAGGAAATTGTTTTCATAACATATGTAATTGTTGATGGTTGGACTGGAATAGCTGGTGATATTGAG CCGGGACATGGATTAGGAGCAACACGCCTGGTAACGAG TAGGATTCAAGATATGGAAAGTGGCAAATTAATCATTCATTATGGACAA TTGATTGGAGATGTGTCTTG GATATGGAGAAATTCCAGCAACCAAAGGTATTCACTCATGCTCCTGGCACCAAGAAGACCTAGCTTCCAACACCTATTGAACTATTAG
- the LOC110437033 gene encoding uncharacterized protein LOC110437033 isoform X7, producing MASFEKKGFRRSIMKRKLMTFQCIPSIIGDSIPMKEIVFITYVIVDGWTGIAGDIEPGHGLGATRLVTRQDFIFSIRIQDMESGKLIIHYGQLIGDVSWIWRNSSNQRYSLMLLAPRRPSFQHLLNY from the exons ATGGCTTCATTTGAAAAAAAGGGTTTTAGGAGATCAATCATGAAGAGAAAACTGATGACATTTCAG TGTATACCAAGTATTATTGGTGACTCTATCCCAATGAAGGAAATTGTTTTCATAACATATGTAATTGTTGATGGTTGGACTGGAATAGCTGGTGATATTGAG CCGGGACATGGATTAGGAGCAACACGCCTGGTAACGAGGCAAGATTTTATTTTCTCTAT TAGGATTCAAGATATGGAAAGTGGCAAATTAATCATTCATTATGGACAA TTGATTGGAGATGTGTCTTG GATATGGAGAAATTCCAGCAACCAAAGGTATTCACTCATGCTCCTGGCACCAAGAAGACCTAGCTTCCAACACCTATTGAACTATTAG